One genomic window of Haemorhous mexicanus isolate bHaeMex1 chromosome 17, bHaeMex1.pri, whole genome shotgun sequence includes the following:
- the MSRB1 gene encoding methionine-R-sulfoxide reductase B1 — MSFCSFLGGEVFKNHFQPGIYVCAKCGHELFSSRAKYEHSSPWPAFTETLRGDSVAKREERPGALKVTCGKCGNGLGHEFLNDGPKRGQSRFUIFSSSLKFLPKGKADLKEK; from the exons ATGtccttctgctccttcctcGGGGGAGAGGTGTTCAAGAACCACTTCCAGCCGG GTATTTACGTGTGTGCCAAGTGTGGCCATGAGCTGTTCTCCAGCCGCGCCAAGTACGAGCACTCGTCGCCGTGGCCGGCGTTCACCGAGACCCTGCGTGGGGACAGCGTGGCCAAGCGCGAGGAGCGCCCGGGGGCGTTGAAG GTGACGTGTGGCAAGTGTGGCAACGGGCTGGGCCACGAGTTCCTCAACGATGGGCCCAAGAGGGGCCAGTCCCGCTTCTGAATATTCAGCAGCTCGCTGAAGTTCCTCCCCAAAG GTAAAGCTGACCTGAAGGAGAAGTAA
- the LOC132335363 gene encoding testis-expressed protein 2-like, whose protein sequence is MRAMADQAAAAADASPALAPCPGSPRRGDIEGPTPHAGGTREDGGGRDGCGLLPTADGDTKRPPSPQPGGMLLADLPRAPQPRSSPAKSRTAPPSPSVSPSESRAALLRLRDARLEDTRRRLSEAVQEPLSRLSRLMAEDSSPPGRAKEPGGSPGGGRGAGGRRLRDWTPWEPTLNCRYEICSYGDVIQVVEVAQRDTDPPLPAPEEPPAARSGGSVPGRALAGIALLAYGYLVLPLPPYAAGLCVGLLCGLLLGFLAILLLVPKAPPAARGPWGRLRPKLLPGEPREAPHLQGWMNQLLVYDPELFHPSLTHSVLAVLDGATLKLSYPKSNIPRRATFEEEILDAVFVSHRCYDLTDAKVFLCPSSLARKRTWNKKYPICVLLPEPAGGEGGEQRDTEPQGEEGSRKVPVAGQDTPGDGRDRCLYLFGRTGREKEEWYQHLVQASRGTASSHGDTRAGAGWAPQSSGSSSGGSAEDIPSTDPSRDVSGSTEEIYLDYSTYMARFVPAQGAASTERSPSHGALGSPTPTKGLVAAVPSQEDTASMAWMNALVGRIFWDFLREQYWAEQVSNKIQKKLSKIKLPYFMNELTLTELDMGTSIPSVLSASNPTINERGLWVDMEVTYSGSLQMTLETKMNLSKLGKESSAEESGPAEAGREGARPRLILLADSDAESSSAGSSDEEDAPSAEPVGAPGERLPPPGTEGHVSGNSTSRKILRFVDKIAKSKYFQKATENEFIKKKMEEVSNTPLLLTVEVQELAGTLAVNIPPPPTDRVWYSFRVPPQLELKVRPKLGEREVTFLHVTEWIEKKLKHEFQKILVMPNMDDLIIPIMRSGLDPWPPTTGLPQDPPATGDRRL, encoded by the exons ATGCGAGCGATGGCAGACCAGGCTGCGGCGGCAGCAGACgcctctccagccctggcaccgtGCCCGGGCTCACCTCGGCGTGGCGACATCGAGGGACCGACGCCCCACGCCGGCGGCACCAGGGAGGACGGAGGCGGCCGGGATGGCTGCGGGCTCCTTCCCACGGCGGACGGGGACACGAAGCGTCCCCCCTCGCCCCAGCCCGGCGGGATGCTCCTGGCCGACCTCCCGCGGGCTCCCCAGCCCCGGTCGAGCCCCGCCAAGTCGCGCACGGCTCCGCCGTCGCCCAGCGTGTCGCCGTCGGAGAGCCGAGCCGCGCTGCTCCGGCTGCGCGACGCCAGGCTGGAGGACACGCGGAGGCGGCTGTCGGAGGCCGTGCAGGAGCCCCTGAGCCGCCTGAGCCGCCTGATGGCCGAGGACAGCagccccccgggccgggccaAGGAGCCggggggcagccccgggggcggccgcggggccgggggccgcCGGCTGCGGGACTGGACGCCCTGGGAGCCCACCCTGAACTGCCGCTACGAGATCTGCTCCTACGGGGACGTGATCCAGGTGGTGGAGGTGGCGCAGAGGGACACGGACCCGCCGCTCCCGGCGCCCGAGGAGCCGCCGGCGGCGCGGTCCGGGGGCTCGGTGCCGGGCAGAGCGCTCGCCGGCATCGCCCTCCTCGCCTACGGCTACCTGGTGCTGCCGCTGCCGCCCTACGCCGCCGGGCTCTGCGTGGGGCTGCTCTGcgggctgctgctgggcttccTCGCCATCCTCCTCCTCGTGCCCAAGGCCCCGCCGGCCGCTCGGGGACCCTGGGGCCGCCTGCGCCCCAAGCTGCTCCCGGGGGAGCCGCGGGAAGCCCCCCACCTCCAG GGCTGGATGAACCAGCTGCTCGTGTACGACCCCGAGCTGTTCCACCCGTCGCTCACGCACTCGGTGCTCGCCGTGCTGGACGGTGCCACCCTCAAGCTGTCCTACCCCAAGAGCAACATCCCGCGCCGAGCCACCTTCGAGGAGGAGATCCTGGACGCCGTCTTCGTCAGCCACCGCTGCTACGACCTGACGGACGCCAAG GTCTTCCTgtgcccctccagcctggcccgAAAGCGGACGTGGAACAAGAAATATCCGATCTGCGTGCTGCTCCCCGAGCCGGCCGGGGGAGAGGGCGGCGAGCAGCGGGACACGGAGCcgcagggggaggaggggagcaggaaggTGCCGGTGGCCGGGCAGGACACCCCGGGGGACGGCAGGGACAGGTGCTTGTACCTGTTTGGGCGGACGGGGCGGGAGAAGGAGGAGTGGTACCAGCACCTCGTGCAAGCCTCCCGTGGGACAGCCAGCAGCCACGGTGACACCAGGGCAG GCGCTGGATGGGCCCCGCagagcagcggcagcagcagcgggggCAGTGCCGAGGATATCCCATCCACAgatccctccagggatgtgtCAGGGAGCACTGAGGAGATTTACCTGGACTACAGCACCTACATGGCCCGAtttgtgccagcacagggggcAGCCAGCACGGAGAGGAGCCCCTCTCATGGAGCTTTGGGCAGCCCCACGCCCACAAAG gggctggtggctgctgtcccctcccaggaggACACGGCCAGCATGGCCTGGATGAACGCACTGGTGGGACGCATCTTCTGGGACTTCCTGCGGGAGCAATACTGGGCAGAGCAGGTGTCCAACAAGATCCAGAAGAAGCTGAGCAAGATCAAG CTCCCGTATTTCATGAACGAGCTGACGCTGACAGAGCTGGACATGGGCACATCCATCCCCTCAGTGCTCAGTGCCTCCAACCCCACCATCAATGAGCGAG ggctctgggtggACATGGAGGTCACCTACAGCGGCTCCTTGCAGATGACACTGGAGACAAAGATGAACCTCAGcaagctggggaaggagagctctgcagaggagagcggccctgcagaggcaggcagagaggg GGCCAGGCCACGGCTGATCCTGCTGGCAGACAGCGACGCCGAGTCGTCCAGCGCCGGCTCCTCCGACGAGGAAGATGCCCCCAGTGCAGAGCCCGTGGGAGCCCCGGGGGAGAGGCTCCCCCCGCCCGGCACCGAGGG GCACGTCAGCGGGAACAGCACGAGCAGGAAGATCCTGCGCTTCGTGGATAAGATCGCCAAGTCCAAGTACTTCCAGAAGGCCACGGAGAACGAGTTCATCAAGAAGAAGATGGAGGAGGTGTCCAACACGCCGCTGCTGCTGACGGTGGaggtgcaggagctggcaggaacCCTGGCCGTGAACATCCCCCCGCCACCCACCGACCGTGTCTG GTACAGCTTCCGAGTGCCCCCGCAGCTGGAGCTGAAGGTGCGCCCCAAGCTGGGCGAGCGGGAGGTGACATTCCTGCATGTCACCGAGTGGATTGAGAAGAAGCTGAAGCACGAGTTCCAG AAAATTTTGGTGATGCCAAACATGGACGATCTCATCATTCCCATCATGCGCTCTGGCCTGGATCCTTGGCCCCCCACCACAGGACTGCCCCAGGACCCGCCAGCCACGGGGGACAGGAGGCTCTGA
- the RPL3L gene encoding ribosomal protein uL3-like: MSHRKFSAPRHGHLGFLPHKRSRRHRGKVKAWPKDDPSKPVHLTAFLGYKAGMTHTVREVHRPGLKVSKREEVEAVTIIETPPMVVVGVVGYIETPKGLRNFKTVFAEHISDECRRRFYKNWHKSKKKAFTKYCKKWQDEAGKRQLEKDFAAMKKYCKVIRVIMHTQMRLLPLRQKKAHIMEIQLNGGTVAEKVDWVRERLEKQISVHNVFSQNEMIDVIGVTKGHGMKGVTSRWHTKKLPRKTHKGLRKVACIGAWHPARVGYSIARAGQKGYHHRTEINKKIYRIGHGIHVEDGKVVRNNASTHYDITEKTITPLGGFPHYGEVNNDFLMLKGCVVGTRKRVLTLRKSLLVHTSRRAHEAIELKFIDTTSKFGHGRFQTAQEKRAFMGPQKKHLVKEKPGVQEEL, translated from the exons ATG TCCCACCGCAAGTTCTCGGCTCCCAGGCACGGCCACCTGGGCTTCCTGCCCCACAAGCGGAGCCGCCGGCACCGGGGCAAGGTGAAGGCCTGGCCCAAGGATGACCCCAGCAAACCAGTCCACCTGACAGCTTTCCTGGGCTACAAGGCTGGGATGACCCACACCGTGCGGGAGGTGCACCGGCCCGGGCTCA AGGTGTCCAAGCGGGAGGAGGTGGAGGCCGTGACCATCATCGAGACCCCCCcgatggtggtggtgggggtCGTGGGCTACATCGAGACTCCCAAGGGCCTGAGGAATTTCAAGACTGTTTTTGCTGAGCACATCAGCGACGAGTGCCGCCGGCGCTTCTACAAGAACTG GCACAAGAGCAAGAAGAAGGCGTTCACCAAGTACTGCAAAAAATGGCAGGATGAGGCTGGGAAaaggcagctggagaaggatttTGCAGCCATGAAGAAGTACTGCAAGGTCATCCGTGTCATTATGCACACACAG ATGAGGCTGCTCCCACTGAGGCAGAAGAAGGCCCACATCATGGAGATCCAGCTGAACGGGGGGACAGTGGCTGAGAAGGTCGACTGGGTGcgggagaggctggagaagcAGATCTCTGTGCACAATGTCTTCAGCCAGAACGAGATGATCGATGTCATCGGCGTCACCAAGGGCCATGGCATGAAAG GGGTGACCAGCCGCTGGCACACCAAGAAGCTGCCCAGGAAGACGCACAAGGGCCTGCGGAAGGTGGCCTGCATCGGGGCCTGGCACCCGGCCCGCGTGGGCTACTCCATCGCCCGGGCTGGCCAGAAGGGCTACCACCACCGCACCGAGATCAACAAGAAG ATTTACCGCATTGGCCACGGGATCCACGTGGAGGATGGCAAAGTGGTGAGGAACAACGCCTCGACGCACTACGATATCACCGAGAAGACCATCACGCCTCTG gGTGGTTTCCCTCACTACGGAGAGGTCAACAATGACTTCCTCATGCTGAAGGGCTGCGTGGTGGGCACCAGGAAGCGCGTGCTCACCCTGCGCAAG TCCCTCCTGGTGCACACGAGCCGCCGGGCCCACGAAGCCATCGAGCTCAAATTCATTGACACCACTTCCAAATTCGGCCACGGCCGCTTCCAGACAGCTCAGGAGAAGAGAGCTTTCATG gGCCCCCAGAAGAAACATTTGGTGAAGGAGAAGCCAGGTGTGCAGGAAGAGCTCTAA
- the NDUFB10 gene encoding NADH dehydrogenase [ubiquinone] 1 beta subcomplex subunit 10, which yields MPEDHDWEAYKVPPTRTPVSERTTSVPNPVDYFQTAFNNVLDAPVTFIRDWIERWQNRNKFYYYHQKFRRVPDLSQCLEGDYLCYYEAEAQWRRDRMVDQEIVEIVRERMAACKQREGPNQFQNCAKEMELLAQVTKAYQDRYGELGYHGNARTCLMKQKHRMMEERKAAQEKQ from the exons atGCCGGAGGATCACGACTGGGAGGCGTACAAGGTGCCGCCGACCCGCACCCCCGTCTCCGAGAGGACCACCTCGGTGCCCAACCCCGTCGACTACTTCCAGACCGCCTTCAACAATGTCCTCGACGCGCCCGTCACCTTCATCCGAG actgGATCGAGCGGTGGCAGAACAGGAACAAATTCTACTACTACCACCAGAAGTTCCGCCGTGTGCCCGACCTGAGCCAGTGCCTGGAGGGTGACTACCTGTGCTACTACGAGGCCGAGGCTCAGTGGAGGAGGGACAG GATGGTTGATCAGGAAATCGTGGAGATAGTCCGGGAAAGGATGGCTGCGTGCAAGCAGAGGGAAGGGCCCAACCAGTTCCAGAACTGTGCCAaggagatggagctgctggcacaggtcACCAAGGCCTACCAGGACAGAT ACGGTGAGCTGGGTTACCATGGCAATGCACGGACATGCCTGATGAAGCAGAAGCACAGGATGAtggaggagaggaaagcagCGCAAGAAAAGCAGTAG
- the RPS2 gene encoding small ribosomal subunit protein uS5, producing the protein MADDAGAAGGAGAARGGFRGGFGTGLRGRGRGRGRGRGRGRGARGGKAEDKEWIPVTKLGRLVKDMKIKSLEEIYLFSLPIKESEIIDFFLGSSLKDEVLKIMPVQKQTRAGQRTRFKAFVAIGDYNGHVGLGVKCSKEVATAIRGAIILAKLSIVPVRRGYWGNKIGKPHTVPCKVTGRCGSVLVRLIPAPRGTGIVSAPVPKKLLMMAGIDDCYTSARGCTATLGNFAKATFDAISKTYSYLTPDLWKETVFTKSPYQEFTDHLAKTHTRVSVQRTQAAAVATT; encoded by the exons ATGGCGGACGACGCCGGTGCTGCGGGAGGAGCGGGAGCGGCCCGCGGGGGCTTCCGCGGTGGATTCGGGACCGGGCTGCGGGGCCGCGGGCGCGGCCGCGGGAGGGGACGCGGGAGAGGCCGCGGAGCCCGCGGAGGGAAAGCCGAGGATAAGGAG TGGATTCCTGTCACCAAACTCGGTCGCCTGGTCAAGGATATGAAGATCAAGTCTCTTGAGGAGATTTATCTCTTCTCGCTTCCCATCAAG GAGTCGGAGATCATCGATTTCTTCCTGGGCTCCTCGCTGAAGGATGAGGTGCTGAAGATTATGCCTGTGCAGAAACAGACCCGTGCTGGGCAGCGCACCAGGTTCAAG GCGTTTGTCGCCATCGGGGACTACAATGGCCacgtggggctgggggtgaagTGCTCCAAGGAGGTGGCCACGGCCATCCGCGGGGCCATCATCCTGGCCAAGCTGTCCATCGTGCCCGTGCGACGAGGCTACTGGGGCAACAAGATCGGGAAGCCACACACAGTGCCCTGCAAG gtcaCCGGGCGCTGCGGCTCCGTGCTGGTGCGCCTGATCCCAGCTCCCCGCGGCACTGGCATTGTgtctgcccctgtccccaagaaGCTGCTGATGATGGCCGGCATCGATGACTGCTACACGTCAGCGCGGGGCTGCACGGCCACCCTCGGCAACTTTg CTAAAGCCACCTTCGATGCCATCTCCAAAACCTACAGCTACCTGACTCCTGACCTCTGGAAAGAGACTGTCTTCACCAAGTCTCCCTACCAG GAGTTCACTGATCATCTGGCCAAGACCCACACCAGAGTGTCGGTGCAGAGGACCCAGGCAGCCGCTGTGGCCACCACCTAA
- the TBL3 gene encoding transducin beta-like protein 3 — protein sequence MADTDTDPAAAAAAVRFKSNYAVTRKIEPFYKGGRIQISRDGKFMFCPCGSKVNVIDVETGALLHSLQQDEEEDVTAFVLSPDDEVLVTGSRALLLCRWRWREPRCERTWRAVHTAPVATMAFDPTATLLATGGCDSTIKVWDMIRHYCTHNLKGSSGVVHLVEFHPDTSRLQLFSSSIDYKIRIWDLSSSRCVAVLEGHFSAVTSLAFADGNSLLSSGRDKICMVWDLETRQSKRTVPVYETVEAAVLLPKEGDFSQLGVKKKGLHFVTAGSKGILRVWEAATAACVHSQAVPFALREEPSERSLSQCQFVPARNEILTVSMEHNILFYDAQSLQLRKQLAGYNEEVLDVKFLGPGDSHIVVATNSPQLKVFELATSHCQILYGHTETILAVDVFRKGLMFVTCAKDRSVRVWRMGRAGRVTCVAQGLGHAHGVGAVACSRLKESFVVTSSQDCTIKIWNIPESLTSKAKAALISSPEPLHARVTERGHDKDINSVAVSPNDKLLATGSQDRLAKLWSCSDCSLLGVFSGHKRGIWCVQFSPVDQVLATSSADGTLKLWGLRDFSCLKTFEGHDASVLKIIFVSRGAQLLSSGSDGLLKLWTIKTNECVKTLDGHEDKIWGLHSNKKDDMVVTASSDSCITLWQDVTEIEEKEAQAKQEEQIMKEQELSNLLHEKRYLKALGLAISLDRPHTVLTVVKAILREPEGRRHLDENIVRLRKDQKEAVLAFLVTWNTNSRNCHEAQAVMETLLRHEAPDTLLQFSGIKSAVESLLPYTERHFQRLSRLLQASTFIEFMWHNMRLADVAQQDQGTL from the exons ATGGCGGACACGGACACGGacccggccgccgccgccgccgccgtgcGCTTCAAGAGCAA CTACGCCGTGACGCGGAAGATCGAGCCGTTCTACAAAGGAGGGCGAATCCAG ATTAGCCGGGATGGGAAGTTCATGTTCTGCCCCTGTGGGAGCAAAGTCAACGTCATCGATGTGGAAACGGGAGCgctcctgcacagcctccaGCAG gatgaggaagaggatgtCACAGCATTTGTGCTGAGCCCTGATGACGAG gtgctggtgaCAGGCAGCCGGGCGCTGCTGCTGTGCCGCTGGCGCTGGAGGGAGCCCAGGTGTGAGCGCACCTGGCGAGCCGTGCACACCGCGCCCGTGGCCACCATGGCCTTCGACCCCACGGccaccctgctggccacag GTGGCTGTGACAGCACCATTAAGGTTTGGGATATGATCAGACACTACTGCACGCACAACCTGAAAGGATCCTCTGGAGTGGTACA cctggtggAGTTCCACCCCGACACCTCCCGCCTGcagctcttctcctcctccatcgATTACAAGATCCGCATCTGGGACCTGAGCTCCAGCAGGtgtgtggcagtgctggagggacaCTTCAGTGCTGTCACCTCGCTGGCCTTTGCAGATGGGAACAGCCTCCTCAG CTCTGGCCGTGACAAGATCTGCATGGTCTGGGACCTGGAGACCAGGCAGAGCAAACGAACCGTCCCTGTCTACGAG ACCGTGGAAGCCGCTGTGTTGTTGCCTAAGGAGGGAGATTTCTCTCAGCTGGGTGTGAAGAAAAAAGGGCTGCACTTTGTCACAGCTGGCAGCAAAG GCATCCTGAGGGTGTgggaggcagccacagctgcctgtgtGCACAGCCAGGCCGTGCCCTTCGCGCTGCGGGAGGAGCCGAGCGAGCGCAGCCTCTCCCAGTGCCAGTTTGTGCCCGCCAGGAATGAGATCCTCACCGTGTCCATGGAGCACAACATCCTCTTCTACGATGCTCAAAGCCTCCAGCTCAGGAAGCAG CTGGCAGGATACAACGAGGAGGTGCTGGATGTGAAGTTCCTGGGCCCTGGTGACTCTCACATCGTGGTGGCCACCAACAGCCCCCAGCTGAAAGTGTTTGAGCTGGCAACGTCCCACTGCCAGATCCTGTACGGCCACACAG aAACAATCCTGGCTGTGGATGTCTTCAGGAAAGGCCTGATGTTTGTCACCTGTGCCAAG GACAGAAGCGTGCGGGTGTGGCgcatgggcagggctggcagggtcaCCTGTGTGGCACAGGGCCTGGGCCATGCCCACGGCGTGGGCGCTGTCGCCTGCTCCAG GCTGAAGGAAAGCTTTGTAGTGACCAGCAGCCAGGACTGCACCATCAAGATCTGGAACATCCCGGAATCCCTCACTTCCAAAGCAAAAGCAGCCTTGatctccagcccagagcccctccaTGCCAGGGTCACTGAGAGAGGCCATGACAAG GACATCAACAGCGTGGCAGTGTCCCCCAATGACAAACTGCTGGCCACGGGCTCGCAGGACCGGCTGGCCAAGCTCTGGTCCTGCTCCGACTGCTCCCTCCTGGGGGTTTTCTCTGGGCACAAACGTGGCATCTGGTGTGTGCAGTTCTCCCCTGTGGACCAGGTCCTGGCCACCTCCTCAGCTGATGGCACCCTGAAGCTTTGGGGACTTCGGGACTTCAGCTGTCTGAAG ACCTTTGAAGGCCACGATGCCTCAGTGCTGAAGATCATCTTTGTGAGCCGAGGGgctcagctgctcagcag TGGATCTGATGGTCTCTTAAAACTCTGGACAATTAAAACAAACGAGTGTGTGAAAACATTAGATGGCCATGAGGATAAAATCTGGGGCCTCCACTCCAACAAGAAAGATGACATGGTGGTGACAGCCTCCAGTGACTCCTGCATCACCCTGTGGCAG GATGTGACTGAAATTGAGGAGAAAGAAGCACAGGCTAAACAGGAGGAGCAGATTATGAA AGAGCAAGAGCTTTCTAACCTTCTCCATGAGAAAAGGTACCTCaaagctctgggcctggccatctCCCTGGACCGGCCTCACACGGTGTTGACCGTGGTCAAGG CCATCCTGAGGGAGCCTGAGGGGAGGAGGCACCTGGACGAGAACATCGTTCGGCTCCGCAAGGATCAGAAAG aggcCGTGCTGGCGTTCCTGGTGACGTGGAACACCAACTCCCGGAACTGCCACGAGGCCCAGGCTGTCATGGAGACCCTCCTGAGGCACGAGGCCCCCGACACCCTCCTGCAGTTCTCGGGAATCAAATCCGCCGTGGAGTCCCTGCTGCCCTACACGG AGCGCCACTTCCAGAGGCTGAGCCGCCTGCTCCAGGCCTCCACCTTCATCGAGTTCATGTGGCACAACATGAGGCTGGCAGATGTggcccagcaggaccaggggaCTCTGTGA